Genomic DNA from Streptomyces sp. PCS3-D2:
GGCGGCCCGTGAGGCCGTCTTCAGGACGGTCGTGGGCGTCAACATCGGCAAGACCAAGGTCGTGCCCGAGGAGGAGGCCGTGGGCGACTACGTCACCTCCACCGAGCGCCTCGCCCGCCACGCCGACTACCTCGTCGTGAACGTCTCCTCGCCCAACACCCCCGGCCTGCGCAACCTCCAGGCCACCGAATCGCTGCGCCCGCTGCTGACGGCCGTGCGCGAGGCCGCGGACCGCACCGTGACCGACCGCCGGGTCCCCCTGCTGGTCAAGATCGCACCCGACCTGGCGGACGAGGACGTCGACGCCGTCGCCGACCTGGCCCTGGAGCTCGGCCTCGACGGCATCATCGCCACGAACACCACCATCGCGCGGGAGGGCCTCGGCCTGAAGTCCGCCCCCTCCCTGGTCAAGGAGACCGGCGGGCTCTCCGGCGCACCCGTCAAGGAGCGCTCCCTGGAGGTGCTGCGCCGCCTGTACGCCCGCGTGGGCGACCGGCTGGTGCTGGTGGGGGTCGGCGGCATCGAGAACGCCGAGGACGCCTGGCAGCGCATCCTGGCCGGCGCCACGCTGATCCAGGGCTACAGCGCCTTCATCTACGAGGGCCCGCTCTACGCCCGTGCCATCCACAAGGGCCTGGCCGCCCGCCTGGCCGCCAGCCCGTACGCGACGCTCGCCGACGCGGTGGGCGCCGAGACCCGAAAGGCCGCACCGTGACCCTGCCCCCCTTCGGCACCCGCCTCCGCGCTGCGATGGACTCCCGCGGCCCGCTGTGCGTGGGCATCGACCCGCACGCCGCCCTGCTGGCCCAGTGGGGCCTCCAGGACGACATCGCGGGCCTGGAGCGCTTCTCCCGCACGGTGGTGGAGGCGCTCGCGGAGTCCGTGGCCGTCTTCAAGCCGCAGGCCGCCTTCTTCGAGCGGTTCGGCTCCCGGGGCGTCGCCGTCCTGGAGCGGACCGTCGCGGACGCCCGGGCGGCCGGGACCCTGGTCGTCATGGACGCCAAGCGCGGTGACATCGGCTCGACCATGGCCGCGTACGCCTCCGCCTTCCTGGACCCGGCCTCGCCGCTGTTCTCGGATGCCCTGACGGTGTCCCCGTACCTGGGCTACGGATCCCTGGCACCTGCGGTGGAGCTGGCGCGCGCGTCGGGGGCGGGCCTGTTCGTCCTGGCCCTGACGTCCAACCCGGAGGGCGCAGAGGTCCAGCGCGCGGTCCGCGAGGACGGCCGGAGCATCGGGGCCACGATGCTGGCGCACCTGGCGGCGGAGAACGCGGACGCCGCCCCGATGGGATCCTTCGGCGCGGTGGTCGGCGCCACCCTCGGCGACCTGTCCTCCTTCGACCTGGAGATCAACGGGCCGTTGCTGGCCCCCGGCATCGGTGCGCAGGGCGCGACCGCGGCGGACCTGCCGACCGTCTTCGGCAAGGCCGTGCGCAACGTGGTCCCGAACGTCTCGCGCGGCGTCCTGGGGCACGGACCGGACGCCGCGGCGCTGCGCGACGCGGCCCGCCGCTTCTCCGACGAGATCCGCGAGGCCGTTTCCGCGTGAGGTGTGCCGGAAGAACTCCTGCGTGACCCCTGTGGGCGCCGGTGGGCCCACCGAAGGACCCCGCTCCGCATCCGGCCGGAGCGGGGTCTCGCACTTTCTGACGAAATTCGAACGCCCTTCACCGGACAAAACGGGGGTATTTTGTCCGTGATGTACGGTTCAGTGGAGGCTGACCAGGACTTTTCGTTCGTTCTCGCTGACTGGAGCGGTGTTGCCCGCTAGTCTCCGAGCAGAGTGAACGCGCAGCGAACGAGTTCCATCGCTGTTCGGGAGCTCGTCAGGTGTGGTGCCCTCGGGTTCCCCACCGGTCCGTATCCGACAGTTCGACATCCGAGGTGACGTAGGCGTGGCTCTTCCGCCCCTTACCCCTGAACAGCGCGCAGCCGCGCTCGAAAAGGCCGCCGCGGCTCGCCGGGAGCGGGCCGAGGTGAAGAATCGACTCAAGCACTCCGGCGCCTCGCTCCAAGAGGTCATCAAGACGGGCCAGGAGAACGACGTCATCGGCAAGATGAAGGTCTCCGCCCTGCTGGAGTCCCTGCCTGGCGTGGGCAAGGTGCGCGCCAAGCAGATCATGGAGCGTCTCGGCATCTCCGAATCCCGGCGTGTCCGGGGTCTCGGTTCCAACCAGATCGCCTCTCTGGAGCGCGAGTTCGGCAGCACCAGCGCCTGACGCGACGGCTGAAGTTCTCCCGGCGTTCTCAGGCAGTCCTGGGAACCTGGATAATCGCTCTATGGCAGCAGAGGTTCGTCCGCGGCTGACCGTGCTCTCCGGCCCTTCAGGGGTCGGCAAGAGCACGGTCGTCGCGCATATGCGCAAGGTTCACCCCGAGGTATGGCTCTCGGTGTCGGCCACCACCCGCAAGCCGCGGCCCGGTGAGCGACACGGAGTCCAGTACTTCTTCGTCAATGACGACGAGTTCGACAAGCTGATCGCCAACGGCGAGTTGCTGGAGTGGGCCGAGTTCGCGGGCAACCGCTACGGCACACCGCGCGGCGCGGTTCTGGAGCGCCTGGAGAACGGCGAGCCGGTACTGCTGGAGATCGACCTCCAGGGCGCACGGCTCGTCCGCGAGTCCATGCCCGAGGCTCAGCTGGTCTTCCTGGCTCCGCCCAGCTGGGAGGAGCTGGTCCGCCGGCTCACCGGCCGGGGCACCGAATCGGCCGAGGTGATCGAGCGCCGGCTCGCCGCGGCCAAGGTCGAACTCGCTGCCGAGTCGGAGTTCGACGTCACCCTGGTCAACACCTCCGTCGAGGACGTGGCCCGTGAGCTGCTAGCCTTGATGGAAGTTGTCTGAATCGCCGGTCGATCTCCACGACATCGACAGGCCGCAGGCGGCCCCATCTTTCATCCATCTTCGGAAGGTAGAGCGTGTCCTCTTCCATCACTGCGCCCGAGGGCATCATCAACCCGCCGATCGACGAGCTGCTCGAGGCCACTGACTCGAAGTACAGCCTCGTGATCTACGCGGCCAAGCGCGCGCGTCAGATCAACGCGTACTACTCGCAGCTCGGTGAGGGCCTGCTCGAGTACGTCGGCCCGCTCGTGGACACCCACGTCCACGAGAAGCCGCTTTCGATCGCACTGCGCGAGATCAACGCGGGTCTGCTGACCTCCGAGGCCATCGAGGCCCCGGCCCAGTAAGGCACCGAGGGATTCCTTCACCACAGGCCCGGCAGAACATCTGCCGGGCCTGTGGTGTGTCATGGATGGGTACGACGATCAGAGCCGAACGCGGCGGACGAGTCGAAAGTGTCAAAAGGGGTGTGCGCAGATGGGTAAGCCGAAGGTCGTGCTGGGCGTGAGCGGCGGGATCGCCGCCTACAAGGCCTGCGAGCTGCTGCGCCGGCTGACCGAGTCCGGGCACGACGTGCGGGTGGTGCCCACGGCGGCCTCCCTGAACTTCGTCGGCGAGGCCACCTGGGCCGCCCTCTCCGGGAACCCCGCCTCCACCGAAGTGTGGGATACCGTCCACGAGGTGCCGCACGTGCGCATCGGCCAGGGCGCCGACCTCGTCGTCGTCGCCCCGGCCACCGCCGACACGCTGGCCAGGGCCGCCCACGGGCTCGCCGACGACCTGCTCACGAACACGCTGCTCACCGCCCGCTGTCCGGTCGTCTTCGCCCCCGCGATGCACACCGAGATGTGGGAGCACCCGGCCACCCGGGAGAACGTGGCCACTCTGCGCCGCCGCGGCGCCCTTGTCATCGAGCCCGCCGTGGGCCGGCTCACCGGCAAGGACACCGGCAAGGGGCGGCTGCCCGACCCCGAAGAGATCTTCGAGGTGTGCCGACAGGTCCTGCGCCGCGGCGCGGCCGAGCCGGATCTGGTCGGCCGCCACGTCGTGATCAGTGCGGGCGGCACCAGGGAACCGCTGGACCCGGTGCGCTTCCTCGGGAACCGCTCCTCCGGCAAGCAGGGCTACGCGCTCGCCCGCACGGCCGTCGCCCGCGGGGCGCGGGTCACCCTGGTCGCGGCCAACACCGCGCTGGCCGACCCCGCCGGGGTGGACGTCGTACGCGTGGGGACGGCCGTACAACTGCGGGAAGCCGTGCTCAAGGCGGCGCCGGACGCCGACGCCGTGGTCATGGCCGCGGCCGTGGCCGACTTCCGGCCCGCCGAGTACGCCGACGGCAAGATCAAGAAGAAGGACGGGGAGGACCCCGCCCCGGTCGCGCTCGTGCGCAACCCGGACGTCCTCGCCGAGATCTCGGCCGACCGGGCCCGCGAGGGCCAGGTGGTGGTGGGCTTCGCCGCCGAGACCGACGACGTCCTCGACAACGGCCGGGCCAAGCTGCGCCGCAAGGGATGTGATCTTCTCGTCGTGAACGAGGTCGGCGCGACCCGAACCTTTGGATCCGAGGAGAACGAGGCGGCCATCCTGGACTCCAACGGGTCGGAATATCCTGTGCCCTATGGTCCGAAGGAGGCGCTGGCTGAGGCGATTTGGGACCGGGTTACGCAGCGGTTCGCGTCGCGACGCGCCTGAGTCGATTCCCCTTCACTCGGTCACCTCCGTACGCAAGAATGGGAGTGCCGCAGGTCACACGGCTCCCACAAGGCGAGACGGATGGTCCGGGCAACGGTGGCGACCGATAAACTGCATCCGGAACGTGATCGGGCGCAGCCCCCGATGTGGTTCCGCCAAATGATCAGCCAGCAGCCGCTGCAACCCCAGGGAGCGTTGTGTCCCGTCGTCTGTTCACCTCGGAGTCCGTGACCGAGGGCCACCCCGACAAGATCGCTGACCAGATCAGCGACACGATCCTCGACGCACTCCTCACCGAGGATCCGACCTCGCGCGTCGCCGTGGAGACCCTCATCACCACCGGTCTCGTCCACATCGCGGGTGAGGTGACGACGAAGGCCTACGCGCCGATCGCGCAGCTCGTCCGGGACAAGATCCTCGAAATCGGCTACGACTCCTCGAAGAAGGGCTTCGACGGCGCCTCCTGCGGCGTGTCGGTGTCCATCGGCGCGCAGTCCCCGGACATCGCGCAGGGCGTCGACACCGCCTACGAGAAGCGCGTCGAGGGCGACGAGGACGAGCTCGACAAGCAGGGCGCCGGCGACCAGGGCCTGATGTTCGGCTACGCCTGCGACGAGACGCCCGAGCTCATGCCGCTGCCGATCCACATCGCGCACCGGCTCTCGCGCCGCCTGTCCGAGGTCCGCAAGAACGGGACCATCCCGTACCTGCGCCCCGACGGCAAGACCCAGGTCACCATCGAGTACGACGGCGACAAGGCCGTCCGCCTCGACACCGTCGTGGTCTCCTCGCAGCACGCCTCCGACATCGACCTCGACTCGCTGCTCGCGCCCGACATCCGCGAGTTCGTCGTCGAGCACGTCCTGGCCCAGCTCGTCGAGGACGGCATCAAGCTCGACACCGAGGGCTACCGCCTGCTCGTGAACCCGACCGGCCGCTTCGAGATCGGCGGCCCCATGGGCGACGCCGGCCTGACCGGCCGCAAGATCATCATCGACACCTACGGCGGCATGGCCCGCCACGGTGGCGGCGCCTTCTCCGGCAAGGACCCGTCCAAGGTCGACCGCTCCGCGGCCTACGCCATGCGCTGGGTCGCCAAGAACGTGGTCGCCGCCGGCCTCGCCTCGCGCTGCGAGGTCCAGGTCGCGTACGCCATCGGCAAGGCCGAGCCCGTCGGTCTCTTCGTCGAGACCTTCGGCACCGCCAAGGTCGAGGTCCAGAAGATCGAGGAGGCGATCGGCGAGGTCTTCGACCTGCGCCCGGCCGCGATCATCCGCGATCTGGACCTGCTGCGCCCGATCTACGCCCAGACCGCCGCCTACGGCCACTTCGGCCGCGAGCTGCCGGACTTCACCTGGGAGCGCACCGACCGCGTCGACGCCCTGCGCGCCGCCGCCGGTCTGTAGGCACCACCGGAAGTACCACGCGCGAAGGGCCCCGGACCCCACGGTCCGGGGCCCTTCCCATGGGCCCGCGGGTCCCACCGGGCCGGCCTGCCCGGCCGGGCCTGCGGCCGTGCGCCCCCGCGGCCGTGTGCCCGGTGTCAGCGCGGTTTGGTAAGAATGCTGATGTGAGCAGCGCGAACGATTCCCCACCGGAGCAGCTCGCGCTGATCCGGGAGATGGTCGCCGAGGCCAAGGCCAAGGCGCCCAAGGCGAAGCCGCGCACCTGGCGGGGGGCCGCCCTGGCCGCAGAACTCCCCGTCGCCCGGGTCCTCGTGAACAAGGGCGTGCTCCACCTCGACCGCACCTTCGACTACGCCGTGCCCGCCGAGCTCTCCGATGCCGCCCAGCCCGGCGTCCGCGTCCGAGTCCGCTTCGGCGCGGGCTCCCACCAGGTGCACGGAGGCCGCCGTGAGGGCGGCGGCCTCATCGACGGTTTCATCGTCGAGCGCCTTGCCGAGTCCGATTACAACGGTGCGCTCGCCGCCCTCGCCCAAGTGGTCTCGCCCGAGGTCGTGCTCGGCCCGCGCATGCTCGCCCTCACCCGGGCCGTCGCCGACCGCTACGCCGGCAGCCTCGCCGACGTCCTCCAGCTCGCCCTGCCCCCACGCAACGCCCGCGCCGAGGCCAAGCCCTCCCCGGAGCCGCTGCCGCCGCCCGCGGCCCCCGGCCCCGGCGGCTGGGAGCGCTACGGTGCCGGTCCCGGCTTCCTGCGGGCCCTCGCCGGCGGCGCCGCACCGCGCGCCGTGTGGACCGCCCTGCCCGGCCCGGGCTGGGCCGACGAACTCGCCCGGGCGATGGCCGCCACCCTCGCCTCCGGCCGTGGTGCCCTCGCCGTGCTCCCCGACGGCCGGACCGCCGGCCGGGTCGAC
This window encodes:
- a CDS encoding quinone-dependent dihydroorotate dehydrogenase, whose translation is MYKIFFNLVFKRMDPEAAHHMAFRWIRLTARIPVLRTFVAATLAPRYAELRTEALGLRMHGPFGLAAGFDKNAVAIDGMSMLGFDHIEVGTVTAEPQPGNPRKRLFRLVPDRALINRMGFNNEGSAAVADRLAAREAVFRTVVGVNIGKTKVVPEEEAVGDYVTSTERLARHADYLVVNVSSPNTPGLRNLQATESLRPLLTAVREAADRTVTDRRVPLLVKIAPDLADEDVDAVADLALELGLDGIIATNTTIAREGLGLKSAPSLVKETGGLSGAPVKERSLEVLRRLYARVGDRLVLVGVGGIENAEDAWQRILAGATLIQGYSAFIYEGPLYARAIHKGLAARLAASPYATLADAVGAETRKAAP
- the pyrF gene encoding orotidine-5'-phosphate decarboxylase; amino-acid sequence: MTLPPFGTRLRAAMDSRGPLCVGIDPHAALLAQWGLQDDIAGLERFSRTVVEALAESVAVFKPQAAFFERFGSRGVAVLERTVADARAAGTLVVMDAKRGDIGSTMAAYASAFLDPASPLFSDALTVSPYLGYGSLAPAVELARASGAGLFVLALTSNPEGAEVQRAVREDGRSIGATMLAHLAAENADAAPMGSFGAVVGATLGDLSSFDLEINGPLLAPGIGAQGATAADLPTVFGKAVRNVVPNVSRGVLGHGPDAAALRDAARRFSDEIREAVSA
- a CDS encoding integration host factor, whose product is MALPPLTPEQRAAALEKAAAARRERAEVKNRLKHSGASLQEVIKTGQENDVIGKMKVSALLESLPGVGKVRAKQIMERLGISESRRVRGLGSNQIASLEREFGSTSA
- the gmk gene encoding guanylate kinase, whose product is MAAEVRPRLTVLSGPSGVGKSTVVAHMRKVHPEVWLSVSATTRKPRPGERHGVQYFFVNDDEFDKLIANGELLEWAEFAGNRYGTPRGAVLERLENGEPVLLEIDLQGARLVRESMPEAQLVFLAPPSWEELVRRLTGRGTESAEVIERRLAAAKVELAAESEFDVTLVNTSVEDVARELLALMEVV
- the rpoZ gene encoding DNA-directed RNA polymerase subunit omega — its product is MSSSITAPEGIINPPIDELLEATDSKYSLVIYAAKRARQINAYYSQLGEGLLEYVGPLVDTHVHEKPLSIALREINAGLLTSEAIEAPAQ
- the coaBC gene encoding bifunctional phosphopantothenoylcysteine decarboxylase/phosphopantothenate--cysteine ligase CoaBC encodes the protein MGKPKVVLGVSGGIAAYKACELLRRLTESGHDVRVVPTAASLNFVGEATWAALSGNPASTEVWDTVHEVPHVRIGQGADLVVVAPATADTLARAAHGLADDLLTNTLLTARCPVVFAPAMHTEMWEHPATRENVATLRRRGALVIEPAVGRLTGKDTGKGRLPDPEEIFEVCRQVLRRGAAEPDLVGRHVVISAGGTREPLDPVRFLGNRSSGKQGYALARTAVARGARVTLVAANTALADPAGVDVVRVGTAVQLREAVLKAAPDADAVVMAAAVADFRPAEYADGKIKKKDGEDPAPVALVRNPDVLAEISADRAREGQVVVGFAAETDDVLDNGRAKLRRKGCDLLVVNEVGATRTFGSEENEAAILDSNGSEYPVPYGPKEALAEAIWDRVTQRFASRRA
- the metK gene encoding methionine adenosyltransferase gives rise to the protein MSRRLFTSESVTEGHPDKIADQISDTILDALLTEDPTSRVAVETLITTGLVHIAGEVTTKAYAPIAQLVRDKILEIGYDSSKKGFDGASCGVSVSIGAQSPDIAQGVDTAYEKRVEGDEDELDKQGAGDQGLMFGYACDETPELMPLPIHIAHRLSRRLSEVRKNGTIPYLRPDGKTQVTIEYDGDKAVRLDTVVVSSQHASDIDLDSLLAPDIREFVVEHVLAQLVEDGIKLDTEGYRLLVNPTGRFEIGGPMGDAGLTGRKIIIDTYGGMARHGGGAFSGKDPSKVDRSAAYAMRWVAKNVVAAGLASRCEVQVAYAIGKAEPVGLFVETFGTAKVEVQKIEEAIGEVFDLRPAAIIRDLDLLRPIYAQTAAYGHFGRELPDFTWERTDRVDALRAAAGL